A genomic region of Cyprinus carpio isolate SPL01 chromosome B13, ASM1834038v1, whole genome shotgun sequence contains the following coding sequences:
- the LOC122139481 gene encoding F-box only protein 11-like: protein MNSVRATNRRPRRVSRPRPVPPDRNNAERDEEVPAEMVAEESGQGAQNSPYQLRRKSLLPKRTACPTKTSMEVRKCC, encoded by the exons ATGAACTCCGTCAGAGCGACGAACCGCAGACCCCGGCGAGTGTCGAGGCCGCGCCCGGTGCCGCCTGACAGAAACAACGCAGAAAGAG atgagGAAGTTCCTGCCGAGATGGTCGCAGAAGAATCTGGTCAAGGCGCTCAAAATAGTCCGTACCAACTTCGAAGAAAATCTCTGTTACCGAAGAGAACAGCTTGTCCGACAAAGACCAGCATGGAGGTGCGTAAATGCTGCTAA